From the genome of Candidatus Aenigmatarchaeota archaeon, one region includes:
- a CDS encoding DUF4215 domain-containing protein, whose protein sequence is MPPEDLITFAWPCGVTNSRYKLWLSDYYLFARGYYKNVMGSKNPVDMMEFKSINSIGFGQLPPDYYLLADTAENHQEWINYVYHDSCDNPEIFDYLLDKGLWVDTIGSVSKYIVQRNSAGIENVVRGEGRMEFDVVSPLDTRIFDKELTLMIYTGNEAWGDVIVNGKPTQVTRAIKGGRDYFLFNIPPGNAVHVEVIGLSPDTPLCGDGKVNLGREECDDGNENDGDGCSSKCKIEGENRIYILSYVGNIDGTADKSWYYFFDNITAYYEKNQIPVAFSFFPESMKPNNYEFSEVFRRMYLAENIELMQKGYRMDEYEKHLETLDPKVQKYIIEAGRHTYLNRMKAILGKDPEEISFPTTYVAPYGRMSPSIRKALEEMGFRVSFGVYYVDELGPVESTANTDMYQYAVSFTQDGSAGRNTTFKTSDEIIAQVLSYDRADLPMVKINGKKVIPLYVHQPDFEHPENNSVVDEEKWKIYTETIERLYNNPNVTFITPSDAWALRHPVCIPTGFSEKECNWIDDDCDGRIDEECDPHSYLYNFSYSEYGLGYDEDKFGPEYFRDYFRKGSIMDRMSIFVYAIYDWAFYSTKGVRDRF, encoded by the coding sequence ATGCCTCCAGAGGACCTGATTACCTTTGCCTGGCCATGCGGAGTTACCAACTCCAGGTACAAGCTATGGCTTTCAGACTACTATCTTTTTGCAAGGGGGTATTACAAGAACGTTATGGGTTCGAAAAATCCCGTGGACATGATGGAATTTAAGAGCATCAACTCGATTGGGTTTGGACAGCTCCCGCCAGACTATTATCTCCTTGCAGACACGGCAGAGAACCACCAGGAATGGATAAATTACGTGTACCACGACAGCTGCGACAATCCTGAGATTTTCGATTACCTTCTTGATAAAGGCCTTTGGGTGGACACCATTGGCTCGGTTTCAAAGTACATTGTGCAGAGAAATTCCGCCGGAATTGAGAATGTTGTCCGGGGCGAGGGTAGGATGGAGTTTGATGTTGTTTCCCCGCTTGACACCCGGATTTTTGATAAGGAACTTACCTTGATGATTTATACAGGAAACGAGGCCTGGGGGGATGTGATTGTGAACGGAAAACCTACCCAAGTAACAAGAGCCATAAAGGGCGGCAGGGATTACTTTTTGTTCAATATCCCGCCAGGAAATGCAGTCCATGTTGAGGTAATCGGCTTATCTCCAGACACTCCGTTATGCGGGGATGGAAAGGTTAATCTTGGCAGGGAAGAGTGCGATGACGGAAATGAAAATGACGGAGACGGGTGCAGCAGCAAGTGTAAGATTGAAGGTGAAAATAGGATATATATCCTCTCGTATGTCGGAAACATTGATGGGACTGCAGATAAGTCTTGGTATTACTTTTTTGACAATATCACCGCATATTACGAGAAAAACCAGATTCCTGTCGCATTCAGCTTTTTCCCTGAAAGCATGAAGCCAAACAATTACGAGTTTTCGGAAGTTTTTAGGAGGATGTACCTTGCCGAGAATATTGAGCTTATGCAAAAGGGGTACCGGATGGACGAATACGAAAAGCACCTTGAAACCCTTGACCCAAAGGTTCAGAAGTATATAATAGAGGCGGGAAGGCACACCTACCTGAACCGGATGAAGGCGATTCTTGGCAAAGACCCCGAGGAAATAAGTTTCCCAACAACCTATGTTGCCCCTTATGGCCGCATGAGCCCTTCTATCAGGAAGGCCCTGGAGGAGATGGGCTTTAGGGTAAGCTTTGGGGTCTATTATGTAGATGAGCTTGGGCCTGTCGAATCAACGGCAAATACTGATATGTACCAGTATGCAGTTAGCTTCACCCAAGACGGAAGCGCCGGAAGAAACACGACCTTCAAGACTTCTGACGAGATAATCGCCCAGGTCCTGTCTTATGACCGGGCTGACCTGCCGATGGTAAAGATAAACGGCAAGAAAGTAATTCCTCTATACGTTCACCAGCCGGATTTTGAGCACCCGGAAAATAATTCTGTAGTGGATGAGGAAAAATGGAAAATCTATACTGAGACCATTGAACGGCTTTATAATAACCCGAATGTAACCTTCATAACCCCAAGTGATGCCTGGGCCCTAAGGCACCCGGTATGCATCCCGACAGGGTTTTCGGAAAAAGAATGCAACTGGATAGATGATGACTGCGATGGGCGCATCGATGAGGAATGCGACCCGCACTCATACCTGTACAACTTTTCCTACTCGGAATATGGCCTGGGCTATGATGAGGACAAGTTTGGCCCCGAATATTTCCGAGATTATTTCAGAAAGGGAAGCATTATGGACAGGATGAGCATATTCGTTTATGCAATCTACGACTGGGCGTTTTATTCAACCAAAGGGGTTAGGGATAGGTTTTAG
- a CDS encoding DegT/DnrJ/EryC1/StrS family aminotransferase, with protein MKRIIPHSRPTISEDDVQKAASNLRGGKIATGEETGFFEKELSRYIGSLGGVAVNSGTNALFLSLKALGIKKGDEVILPSYVCASVLSAINLAGARPVLADIEEEGYNISPDSVESKITSKTKAVIVPHMFGSPARIDKFLKLKVPIIEDCAQSVGGEFKGKKIGSFGKLSIFSFYATKVFTTGQGGMVTTHSKEILEKLRDMTQYDGRESYLVSYNMAMTDFQAALGRSQLKMLGSFIKKRRAIAARYDKIIKEFGRAPKRAEGSICFRYVVEVEDPENFIGEMGRRGVMCARPIFRPLHSYLGLNARIFPNTEKAQGRAVSVPIYPSMSEEEISAVETSLRATRSFLSKPI; from the coding sequence ATGAAACGAATAATTCCCCACTCGAGGCCAACAATAAGCGAAGATGATGTGCAGAAAGCCGCCTCAAACCTTCGGGGAGGAAAAATCGCGACAGGGGAGGAAACAGGATTTTTTGAAAAAGAGCTTAGCAGATATATCGGGTCGCTTGGGGGAGTTGCGGTAAACTCCGGCACAAATGCGCTTTTTCTTTCGCTGAAAGCCCTTGGCATAAAAAAAGGCGATGAGGTTATTCTTCCAAGCTACGTCTGCGCATCAGTATTAAGTGCAATAAACCTTGCTGGCGCAAGGCCAGTTTTAGCGGATATTGAGGAGGAAGGATACAATATCAGCCCCGACTCGGTTGAGAGCAAAATTACTTCAAAAACAAAGGCAGTAATTGTCCCGCACATGTTTGGGTCTCCAGCAAGGATTGATAAATTCCTTAAGCTAAAAGTCCCGATAATCGAGGACTGCGCCCAGTCGGTAGGGGGAGAGTTTAAAGGAAAGAAGATTGGAAGCTTTGGAAAGCTGTCGATTTTTTCATTTTACGCGACAAAGGTCTTTACCACCGGGCAGGGCGGGATGGTGACAACCCACTCAAAAGAGATTCTTGAAAAACTCAGAGACATGACGCAATATGACGGGAGGGAAAGCTACCTCGTATCTTACAATATGGCAATGACTGACTTTCAGGCGGCCCTGGGAAGAAGCCAGCTAAAAATGCTTGGCTCTTTTATAAAAAAAAGAAGGGCCATTGCAGCCCGCTATGACAAGATTATTAAGGAGTTTGGGCGGGCGCCAAAAAGGGCTGAAGGGAGCATATGCTTCAGGTATGTTGTGGAGGTTGAAGACCCGGAAAATTTCATCGGGGAAATGGGCAGGAGAGGAGTGATGTGCGCAAGGCCGATTTTCAGGCCTCTCCACAGCTACCTTGGGCTTAATGCCAGGATTTTTCCAAATACCGAAAAGGCCCAAGGGAGGGCAGTCTCGGTTCCAATTTACCCTTCGATGTCAGAGGAAGAAATAAGCGCAGTGGAAACTTCCCTCAGGGCAACACGCTCTTTCCTCAGTAAGCCAATATAA
- a CDS encoding GNAT family N-acetyltransferase: MVITIKTGTNHSEKVAFVKLTREYFIRHEKDFFALECNWTALGETPWTRENFLMEIPLKWKLSFAAEIDGRVVGYIIGSRFDEVTSRVNKIVVGSEQRRTGIGKKLLELYIEACKKEGIRRLELKALTGNNAANMLYEGQGYTRMGTVPGTDGLMRVVYERFLDLGDKEI; the protein is encoded by the coding sequence ATGGTGATTACTATTAAAACTGGAACCAATCATAGCGAAAAAGTGGCTTTTGTGAAGCTTACAAGAGAGTATTTTATCAGGCACGAGAAGGATTTTTTCGCGCTTGAGTGCAACTGGACCGCCCTTGGCGAAACTCCCTGGACGAGGGAGAACTTCCTTATGGAGATTCCCCTTAAGTGGAAACTAAGCTTTGCCGCTGAAATCGATGGGCGTGTTGTGGGCTATATTATTGGCTCCAGGTTTGACGAGGTTACGTCAAGGGTTAACAAGATTGTTGTGGGCTCAGAGCAACGCAGAACGGGAATTGGAAAAAAGCTGCTTGAGCTATATATCGAAGCATGCAAAAAGGAAGGCATACGGCGCCTTGAGCTTAAGGCCCTGACGGGAAACAATGCGGCAAATATGCTTTACGAAGGCCAGGGCTACACCAGGATGGGCACTGTCCCGGGAACCGATGGGCTTATGAGGGTGGTTTACGAAAGGTTTTTGGATTTGGGGGATAAAGAAATATGA
- a CDS encoding glycosyltransferase family 2 protein yields MSLSALLALLAVPFAVLPITLTIDVLTLACHHIRVKSRKISLKPKGTGYLKGELRPSGRVSISEAGEVTVVISAHRESGIIEKSIRSVLRQDYPIKNIYVSDSNLDNTWEEVEKLENILARFRKEFPAIYYWSRKGITSKSEKLNALVRDPGVKLGEYVYFVDSGLKLHSGTIRKLVESIELEGAAAVTSFGYVKPPKNRAAKYFHFGKEWINRISKFRKSAQSYRRGVFVVCGASFMVRSEIARKIPIPTNVQTEDTAYTWKMQEEGYKISFAPDAIVSTGDVPTLQRQLRQSYRWYKGTWQVIYTRRGIFGPRSKAKSLAYLSVLPGLIEATVYTVGVLLFPFLLYFYPLYAAYFLIGDTTLTFVAPVLGPALSGDSRKIPWELLHTARHYHHIMAFKFLSSALWILSFSGVLLEVLTGRSKNWGNKW; encoded by the coding sequence ATGTCCCTATCTGCACTATTGGCGCTTCTTGCGGTCCCTTTTGCTGTGCTTCCTATAACGCTTACAATAGATGTTTTGACTTTGGCCTGCCATCATATCCGGGTCAAATCCAGAAAAATTTCCCTTAAGCCAAAGGGCACTGGCTACCTGAAAGGAGAGCTGAGGCCTTCAGGCAGGGTTAGCATTAGTGAGGCGGGAGAAGTTACTGTGGTAATTTCTGCCCACAGGGAATCAGGAATTATCGAGAAGTCGATAAGGAGTGTTCTTCGCCAGGACTACCCGATAAAGAACATCTATGTCTCGGACTCAAACCTGGATAACACCTGGGAAGAGGTTGAAAAGCTGGAGAACATCTTGGCCCGATTCAGGAAGGAGTTTCCTGCAATCTATTACTGGTCCAGGAAGGGCATAACCTCAAAATCAGAGAAGCTGAACGCCCTTGTAAGGGACCCCGGAGTAAAGCTGGGAGAGTATGTCTATTTTGTTGATTCAGGGCTGAAACTCCATTCCGGGACTATACGAAAGCTTGTAGAAAGCATTGAGTTGGAGGGGGCTGCGGCTGTAACCTCTTTTGGATATGTAAAACCTCCCAAAAACCGGGCCGCAAAATATTTCCACTTTGGAAAAGAATGGATTAACCGGATAAGCAAGTTCAGGAAGAGCGCCCAAAGCTACCGGCGGGGAGTTTTCGTCGTCTGCGGGGCTTCGTTTATGGTCCGCTCTGAGATTGCAAGGAAAATCCCTATACCCACGAACGTCCAGACCGAGGACACGGCATACACCTGGAAGATGCAGGAAGAAGGATACAAAATCAGCTTTGCGCCTGACGCAATAGTAAGCACGGGGGATGTCCCGACCCTTCAAAGGCAGCTGCGGCAAAGCTACCGGTGGTACAAGGGAACCTGGCAGGTGATATACACACGCAGGGGCATTTTTGGACCGAGGTCGAAAGCAAAGTCGCTGGCATACCTAAGCGTCCTTCCCGGCCTGATAGAAGCTACGGTGTATACTGTTGGGGTATTGCTTTTTCCGTTTCTCCTTTATTTTTATCCGCTTTACGCAGCATATTTTCTGATAGGGGATACTACACTTACCTTCGTCGCGCCGGTGCTTGGGCCCGCGCTTTCAGGGGACTCCAGGAAGATACCTTGGGAGCTTCTGCACACCGCGCGCCATTATCACCATATAATGGCCTTCAAGTTCCTTAGTTCCGCCCTTTGGATACTGTCCTTTTCCGGGGTCTTGCTGGAGGTTCTTACGGGAAGGAGCAAAAACTGGGGAAATAAGTGGTAA
- a CDS encoding WbqC family protein, whose protein sequence is MSKVMSAHQPNFLPYLGFFDKLRAVDELGSEPGVFVIREDCQYVESDFHNRNKIRINDGWIWLNVPIEKKMAPLSAIRIKKDARIKNVPWNQYHLRQIEANYKKSPFFEKFFPGLKEIYENPGESLAEFNLRLIRYLAESFGIKAKIILFSELQGDISSTCATRALIDISRAVGAVIYLSGDGGRCYMDLGLFKDVEVRFQDYKHPVYPQRFPGFEPYMSAIDALFNLGRLPASGEIIG, encoded by the coding sequence ATGTCAAAAGTTATGTCTGCGCACCAGCCGAATTTTCTCCCATACCTGGGTTTTTTTGATAAGCTCAGGGCAGTCGATGAGCTTGGCAGCGAGCCGGGAGTTTTTGTAATAAGGGAAGACTGCCAGTATGTCGAGTCCGACTTTCATAACAGGAACAAAATCAGAATAAACGATGGCTGGATTTGGCTTAATGTGCCTATTGAGAAAAAGATGGCCCCCCTAAGCGCAATAAGGATAAAAAAGGACGCAAGGATAAAAAATGTCCCTTGGAACCAATATCACCTGAGGCAAATTGAGGCTAACTACAAGAAGTCGCCTTTCTTTGAAAAATTCTTTCCTGGCCTGAAGGAAATATATGAAAATCCCGGCGAAAGCCTGGCAGAATTCAACCTGAGACTGATAAGGTACCTTGCGGAATCTTTTGGGATAAAAGCAAAGATAATCCTGTTCTCAGAACTTCAAGGGGATATTTCCTCGACTTGCGCAACCAGGGCACTGATAGACATTTCCCGGGCTGTCGGAGCGGTAATCTACCTGTCCGGCGATGGAGGAAGGTGTTATATGGACCTGGGCTTGTTCAAGGATGTAGAGGTCAGGTTTCAGGATTATAAGCACCCGGTATACCCCCAAAGGTTTCCGGGTTTTGAGCCCTACATGTCTGCAATCGACGCGCTTTTTAACCTGGGCCGGCTTCCCGCTTCCGGGGAAATTATAGGATAA
- a CDS encoding PIG-L family deacetylase: MEGKVSRVVVIGAHPDDFEIGAGMRIIHHIRKGDYVVGVLCTDGERGGDPQIRLKEAESSAKSLGLAKLHCFHLPDANLLDLIAVKDMLEKIIEMEKPDVVYTHFRKDTHQDHRTVSKASSIACRRVPVILNYKSPSTIVSEFHPHLFHVGNEEDMRKKEETIKLFKSQLAKYNNLDLRRIKIDASYYASTLQLGENFYAEPFFANHFILNFD, encoded by the coding sequence GGGCGCACCCTGACGACTTTGAGATAGGGGCAGGAATGAGGATAATACACCATATCAGAAAGGGCGATTATGTTGTGGGGGTTCTCTGCACTGATGGCGAGAGGGGCGGAGACCCGCAAATAAGGCTAAAAGAGGCCGAAAGCTCCGCAAAGTCGCTAGGGCTGGCAAAACTGCACTGCTTCCACCTTCCAGACGCTAATCTTTTAGACCTCATTGCCGTAAAAGACATGCTTGAGAAAATTATCGAAATGGAAAAGCCCGATGTCGTTTATACCCATTTTCGCAAGGATACCCACCAGGACCATAGGACGGTCTCCAAGGCGTCATCGATTGCCTGCAGGAGGGTGCCGGTAATACTCAACTACAAGTCCCCATCGACAATAGTTTCTGAGTTTCATCCCCACCTTTTTCATGTCGGAAATGAGGAGGATATGAGGAAAAAGGAAGAAACAATAAAGCTTTTCAAGTCCCAGCTTGCCAAATACAATAACCTTGACTTAAGGAGGATAAAGATTGACGCAAGCTATTATGCCTCAACTCTGCAGCTTGGAGAAAACTTTTATGCAGAGCCGTTTTTTGCAAATCATTTTATCCTGAATTTTGATTAG